A DNA window from Zingiber officinale cultivar Zhangliang chromosome 3A, Zo_v1.1, whole genome shotgun sequence contains the following coding sequences:
- the LOC122051907 gene encoding probable phospholipid-transporting ATPase 4 isoform X1, with protein sequence MATGGRRQDRLRWSKLYTFSCIRPQVSLDDEQSHSLQGPGYSRVVHCNQPKLHQKKPLRYPTNYISTTKYNIISFIPKAIFEQFRRVANLYFLLAAILSLTPVTPFSAVSMIAPLAFVVGLSMAKEALEDWRRFMQDVKVNSHKVSVHKGEGHFGYKHWQKLCVGDIVKVEKDEFFPADLLLLSSSYEDGICYVETMNLDGETNLKVKRSLEVTLFLDDDLVFKNLTAIIRCEDPNPNLYTFVGNFEYKQQVYALDPSQILLRDSKLRNTTYVYGVVIFTGHDSKVMQNATRSPSKRSKIEKTMDKIIYILFTFLLLISLFSSMGYAAKTKFGMPHWWYLQPNKTSYIYNASKPALSGFYHLVTALILYGYLIPISLYVSIEVVKVLQVKFINHDVHMCDEEIGKPAQARTSNLNEELGQVATILSDKTGTLTCNQMDFLRCSIAGVSYGVGSSEVEIAAAKHFASEASGTSDQHISSTQDIWEDTWGTFGSSEIELVDGKSFWVKNPRKTIIKGFSFEDDRLMHGNWVKEPNVGAILLFFQILALCHTAIPESNEKTGGFTYEAESPDEATFLVAASEFGFEFSKRTQSSVFVRERYSSFGNTIEREFKVLNLLEFNSRRKRMSIIVRDESGQIILLCKGADSIILDRLSKKGRMFETDTIKHLNEYAEAGLRTLALAFRLLEESEYSAWNAEFLRAKTSMGIDREAELERVSDIIEQDLILVGATAVEDKLQKGVPQCIDKLAQAGLKIWVLTGDKMETAINIGFACSLLRQGMKQICLYLESHNMSSRDSMITSQVAKDNILMQINNASQLIKLEKDPNAAFALIIDGKTLTYCLEDDLKNPFLSLAVDCASVICCRVSPKQKALVTRLVKEGTGKTTLAIGDGANDVGMIQEADIGVGISGVEGMQAVMASDFSISQFRFLERLLLVHGHWCYKRIAQMICYFFYKNIAFGLTIFYFEAYTGFSGQSVYDDWYMLLFNVILTSLPVISLGVFEQDVSSEICLQFPALYQQGPRNLFFDWYRILGWMGNGIYSSIILYFLNIHIFYNQAFRADGQTADMVAVGTAMFTCIIWTVNLQIALTMSHFTWIQHLFVWGSVATWYIFLVAYGMSFWHLISGNSYHMLLEALGPAPMYWAATLLVTLACNIPYLAHISFQRALNPLDHHVIQEIKYYKKDVEDQHMWKRERSRARQKTKIGLTARVDAKIRQLREKLQKKMSSLSSQTQSD encoded by the exons ATGGCAACGGGAGGAAGGAGGCAGGATAGGCTTCGATGGAGCAAACTCTACACTTTTTCTTGTATCCGTCCTCAAGTATCATTAGACGATGAGCAATCTCATTCCCTTCAAGGTCCAGGATACTCTCGTGTTGTTCATTGTAACCAGCCCAAGTTACACCAAAAGAAACCTCTGAGGTACCCTACCAACTATATCAGCACTACCAAGTACAACATCATCAGCTTTATTCCAAAAGCCATCTTTGAGCAATTTCGTCGTGTTGCCAATCTCTACTTTCTCCTTGCCGCTATTCTCTCTCTCACCCCTGTGACTCCCTTCTCTGCCGTGAGTATGATTGCTCCATTGGCATTTGTTGTTGGGCTCAGTATGGCTAAGGAGGCATTAGAAGACTGGCGAAGGTTTATGCAGGATGTGAAGGTCAATAGTCATAAGGTCAGTGTCCATAAGGGAGAAGGGCACTTTGGTTACAAGCATTGGCAGAAGCTTTGTGTTGGAGATATTGTGAAGGTAGAGAAAGACGAGTTCTTCCCTGCTGACTTGCTCCTGTTGTCTTCAAGCTATGAGGATGGAATATGCTATGTGGAGACTATGAATCTGGATGGAGAAACAAATTTGAAGGTTAAAAGATCATTGGAAGTAACTCTCTTTCTAGATGATGATTTGGTTTTCAAGAACCTCACAGCCATAATTCGTTGCGAGGATCCAAATCCTAATCTCTACACCTTTGTAGGTAACTTCGAGTACAAGCAACAGGTCTATGCACTTGATCCGAGTCAGATCCTTCTCAGAGATTCAAAGCTTAGGAATACAACTTATGTCTATGGGGTGGTTATCTTTACTGGTCATGATAGCAAAGTCATGCAGAATGCAACCCGTTCACCATCAAAGAGAAGTAAAATTGAAAAGACAATGGATAAGATTATTTACATTCTCTTTACATTTCTTCTCTTGATTTCATTGTTCAGTTCAATGGGCTATGCTGCCAAGACAAAGTTTGGGATGCCACACTGGTGGTATTTGCAACCTAATAAGACTTCATATATCTACAATGCTTCAAAGCCTGCTTTATCTGGTTTCTACCATCTTGTCACTGCTCTTATTCTTTATGGATATTTGATACCTATCTCCCTTTATGTATCAATTGAGGTTGTGAAGGTCTTGCAAGTAAAATTCATTAATCATGATGTTCACATGTGTGATGAGGAGATAGGGAAACCAGCCCAAGCACGGACATCAAATTTGAATGAAGAGCTAGGACAAGTTGCAACTATTTTGTCAGATAAAACTGGCACCTTAACTTGCAACCAGATGGATTTTTTGAGGTGTTCCATTGCTGGAGTGTCATATGGTGTTGGTTCTAGTGAAGTGGAAATTGCTGCTGCAAAGCATTTTGCATCCGAGGCATCAGGTACATCTGACCAGCACATAAGCAGCACCCAAGATATTTGGGAGGATACATGGGGTACTTTTGGCTCTTCAGAAATTGAATTGGTAGATGGGAAAAGTTTTTGGGTAAAGAATCCTAGAAAGACTATAATCAAGGGTTTTAGCTTTGAGGATGATCGTTTAATGCATGGAAATTGGGTTAAGGAGCCCAATGTGGGTGCCATTCTCCTATTTTTCCAGATACTTGCTCTCTGTCACACAGCAATACCCGAGTCTAATGAAAAAACTGGTGGTTTTACATATGAAGCTGAATCACCAGATGAAGCAACTTTTCTTGTTGCAGCCAGTGAATTCGGATTTGAATTTTCTAAGAGGACTCAATCAAGTGTCTTTGTAAGGGAGAGATATTCTTCTTTTGGGAATACTATAGAAAG GGAGTTCAAAGTTTTGAATCTGTTGGAGTTCAATAGCAGAAGGAAAAGAATGTCAATTATTGTGCGTGATGAAAGTGGTCAGATTATTCTCTTATGCAAAGGTGCTGATAG CATCATCTTGGATAGACTATCAAAAAAAGGAAGAATGTTTGAAACAGATACTATAAAACATCTAAATGAATATGCGGAAGCAGGCCTACGGACGTTGGCACTGGCTTTCCGGCTTCTTGAGGAATCGGAATATTCTGCATGGAATGCTGAGTTTCTCAGAGCAAAAACTTCTATGGGGATTGATAGGGAAGCTGAACTAGAGAGAGTTTCAGACATTATCGAGCAGGATTTGATTCTTGTTGGTGCTACCGCTGTAGAAGACAAATTACAGAAAGGA GTTCCTCAATGCATAGATAAATTAGCACAAGCTGGTCTCAAGATATGGGTTCTTACAGGGGATAAGATGGAAACTGCAATCAACATAGg ATTTGCTTGTAGTTTACTTAGACAAGGCATGAAACAGATCTGTTTATACCTTGAAAGCCATAACATGTCATCACGGGACTCAATG ATAACTTCTCAAGTTGCAAAAGACAACATTTTGATGCAAATAAATAATGCCTCCCAACTGATCAAGCTAGAGAAGGATCCTAATGCAGCATTTGCTTTAATCATTGATGGTAAAACTTTGACATATTGTCTTGAGGATGACCTGAAGAATCCGTTTTTGAGTCTGGCAGTTGATTGTGCTTCTGTTATATGCTGCCGAGTCTCACCAAAGCAGAAGGCATTG GTAACTCGGTTAGTTAAAGAGGGTACTGGTAAAACAACTCTTGCCATAGGAGATGGTGCAAATGATGTGGGCATGATTCAAGAAGCTGATATTGGTGTTGGGATTAGTGGTGTAGAAGGAATGCAG GCCGTCATGGCTAGTGATTTTTCCATTTCCCAATTCCGTTTCCTTGAAAGACTTCTTCTTGTCCATGGCCATTGGTGCTACAAAAGGATAGCTCAGATG ATATGTTATTTCTTCTATAAGAACATAGCCTTTGGTCTTACAATTTTCTATTTCGAGGCATATACTGGCTTCTCCGGGCAATCTGTATATGATGACTGGTACATGCTACTATTCAATGTCATTTTAACCTCATTGCCAGTGATATCACTAGGAGTCTTTGAACAGGATGTTTCCTCAGAAATATGCTTGCAG TTCCCTGCATTGTACCAGCAAGGGCCAAGGAACCTTTTCTTCGATTGGTACAGGATCCTTGGTTGGATGGGAAATGGCATCTACTCATCCATTATCCTATATTTCCTTAACATACACATTTTCTACAACCAAGCTTTTCGTGCCGACGGTCAGACAGCTGACATGGTTGCTGTTGGAACAGCCATGTTCACCTGTATTATCTGGACTGTGAACTTGCAAATTGCTCTAACAATGAGCCACTTCACGTGGATCCAACACCTCTTTGTTTGGGGCAGTGTCGCCACTTGGTACATTTTTCTGGTTGCCTACGGCATGTCGTTCTGGCATTTGATATCTGGAAATTCCTACCACATGCTTCTGGAAGCCCTTGGTCCAGCTCCAATGTATTGGGCTGCAACGCTTCTAGTCACTCTTGCCTGCAACATTCCTTATCTGGCACACATCTCCTTCCAGAGAGCCTTAAATCCACTCGACCATCATGTGATCCAGGAGATCAAATACTACAAGAAGGATGTGGAGGACCAACATATGTGGAAGAGGGAGAGGTCCAGAGCAAGGCAGAAAACGAAAATTGGTCTTACAGCAAGGGTAGATGCCAAGATCAGGCAGCTACGAGAGAAGCTGCAGAAGAAAATGTCATCTTTGAGCAGCCAAACTCAATC GGATTGA
- the LOC122051907 gene encoding probable phospholipid-transporting ATPase 4 isoform X2 has product MATGGRRQDRLRWSKLYTFSCIRPQVSLDDEQSHSLQGPGYSRVVHCNQPKLHQKKPLRYPTNYISTTKYNIISFIPKAIFEQFRRVANLYFLLAAILSLTPVTPFSAVSMIAPLAFVVGLSMAKEALEDWRRFMQDVKVNSHKVSVHKGEGHFGYKHWQKLCVGDIVKVEKDEFFPADLLLLSSSYEDGICYVETMNLDGETNLKVKRSLEVTLFLDDDLVFKNLTAIIRCEDPNPNLYTFVGNFEYKQQVYALDPSQILLRDSKLRNTTYVYGVVIFTGHDSKVMQNATRSPSKRSKIEKTMDKIIYILFTFLLLISLFSSMGYAAKTKFGMPHWWYLQPNKTSYIYNASKPALSGFYHLVTALILYGYLIPISLYVSIEVVKVLQVKFINHDVHMCDEEIGKPAQARTSNLNEELGQVATILSDKTGTLTCNQMDFLRCSIAGVSYGVGSSEVEIAAAKHFASEASGTSDQHISSTQDIWEDTWGTFGSSEIELVDGKSFWVKNPRKTIIKGFSFEDDRLMHGNWVKEPNVGAILLFFQILALCHTAIPESNEKTGGFTYEAESPDEATFLVAASEFGFEFSKRTQSSVFVRERYSSFGNTIEREFKVLNLLEFNSRRKRMSIIVRDESGQIILLCKGADSIILDRLSKKGRMFETDTIKHLNEYAEAGLRTLALAFRLLEESEYSAWNAEFLRAKTSMGIDREAELERVSDIIEQDLILVGATAVEDKLQKGVPQCIDKLAQAGLKIWVLTGDKMETAINIGFACSLLRQGMKQICLYLESHNMSSRDSMITSQVAKDNILMQINNASQLIKLEKDPNAAFALIIDGKTLTYCLEDDLKNPFLSLAVDCASVICCRVSPKQKALVTRLVKEGTGKTTLAIGDGANDVGMIQEADIGVGISGVEGMQAVMASDFSISQFRFLERLLLVHGHWCYKRIAQMICYFFYKNIAFGLTIFYFEAYTGFSGQSVYDDWYMLLFNVILTSLPVISLGVFEQDVSSEICLQFPALYQQGPRNLFFDWYRILGWMGNGIYSSIILYFLNIHIFYNQAFRADGQTADMVAVGTAMFTCIIWTVNLQIALTMSHFTWIQHLFVWGSVATWYIFLVAYGMSFWHLISGNSYHMLLEALGPAPMYWAATLLVTLACNIPYLAHISFQRALNPLDHHVIQEIKYYKKDVEDQHMWKRERSRARQKTKIGLTARVDAKIRQLREKLQKKMSSLSSQTQS; this is encoded by the exons ATGGCAACGGGAGGAAGGAGGCAGGATAGGCTTCGATGGAGCAAACTCTACACTTTTTCTTGTATCCGTCCTCAAGTATCATTAGACGATGAGCAATCTCATTCCCTTCAAGGTCCAGGATACTCTCGTGTTGTTCATTGTAACCAGCCCAAGTTACACCAAAAGAAACCTCTGAGGTACCCTACCAACTATATCAGCACTACCAAGTACAACATCATCAGCTTTATTCCAAAAGCCATCTTTGAGCAATTTCGTCGTGTTGCCAATCTCTACTTTCTCCTTGCCGCTATTCTCTCTCTCACCCCTGTGACTCCCTTCTCTGCCGTGAGTATGATTGCTCCATTGGCATTTGTTGTTGGGCTCAGTATGGCTAAGGAGGCATTAGAAGACTGGCGAAGGTTTATGCAGGATGTGAAGGTCAATAGTCATAAGGTCAGTGTCCATAAGGGAGAAGGGCACTTTGGTTACAAGCATTGGCAGAAGCTTTGTGTTGGAGATATTGTGAAGGTAGAGAAAGACGAGTTCTTCCCTGCTGACTTGCTCCTGTTGTCTTCAAGCTATGAGGATGGAATATGCTATGTGGAGACTATGAATCTGGATGGAGAAACAAATTTGAAGGTTAAAAGATCATTGGAAGTAACTCTCTTTCTAGATGATGATTTGGTTTTCAAGAACCTCACAGCCATAATTCGTTGCGAGGATCCAAATCCTAATCTCTACACCTTTGTAGGTAACTTCGAGTACAAGCAACAGGTCTATGCACTTGATCCGAGTCAGATCCTTCTCAGAGATTCAAAGCTTAGGAATACAACTTATGTCTATGGGGTGGTTATCTTTACTGGTCATGATAGCAAAGTCATGCAGAATGCAACCCGTTCACCATCAAAGAGAAGTAAAATTGAAAAGACAATGGATAAGATTATTTACATTCTCTTTACATTTCTTCTCTTGATTTCATTGTTCAGTTCAATGGGCTATGCTGCCAAGACAAAGTTTGGGATGCCACACTGGTGGTATTTGCAACCTAATAAGACTTCATATATCTACAATGCTTCAAAGCCTGCTTTATCTGGTTTCTACCATCTTGTCACTGCTCTTATTCTTTATGGATATTTGATACCTATCTCCCTTTATGTATCAATTGAGGTTGTGAAGGTCTTGCAAGTAAAATTCATTAATCATGATGTTCACATGTGTGATGAGGAGATAGGGAAACCAGCCCAAGCACGGACATCAAATTTGAATGAAGAGCTAGGACAAGTTGCAACTATTTTGTCAGATAAAACTGGCACCTTAACTTGCAACCAGATGGATTTTTTGAGGTGTTCCATTGCTGGAGTGTCATATGGTGTTGGTTCTAGTGAAGTGGAAATTGCTGCTGCAAAGCATTTTGCATCCGAGGCATCAGGTACATCTGACCAGCACATAAGCAGCACCCAAGATATTTGGGAGGATACATGGGGTACTTTTGGCTCTTCAGAAATTGAATTGGTAGATGGGAAAAGTTTTTGGGTAAAGAATCCTAGAAAGACTATAATCAAGGGTTTTAGCTTTGAGGATGATCGTTTAATGCATGGAAATTGGGTTAAGGAGCCCAATGTGGGTGCCATTCTCCTATTTTTCCAGATACTTGCTCTCTGTCACACAGCAATACCCGAGTCTAATGAAAAAACTGGTGGTTTTACATATGAAGCTGAATCACCAGATGAAGCAACTTTTCTTGTTGCAGCCAGTGAATTCGGATTTGAATTTTCTAAGAGGACTCAATCAAGTGTCTTTGTAAGGGAGAGATATTCTTCTTTTGGGAATACTATAGAAAG GGAGTTCAAAGTTTTGAATCTGTTGGAGTTCAATAGCAGAAGGAAAAGAATGTCAATTATTGTGCGTGATGAAAGTGGTCAGATTATTCTCTTATGCAAAGGTGCTGATAG CATCATCTTGGATAGACTATCAAAAAAAGGAAGAATGTTTGAAACAGATACTATAAAACATCTAAATGAATATGCGGAAGCAGGCCTACGGACGTTGGCACTGGCTTTCCGGCTTCTTGAGGAATCGGAATATTCTGCATGGAATGCTGAGTTTCTCAGAGCAAAAACTTCTATGGGGATTGATAGGGAAGCTGAACTAGAGAGAGTTTCAGACATTATCGAGCAGGATTTGATTCTTGTTGGTGCTACCGCTGTAGAAGACAAATTACAGAAAGGA GTTCCTCAATGCATAGATAAATTAGCACAAGCTGGTCTCAAGATATGGGTTCTTACAGGGGATAAGATGGAAACTGCAATCAACATAGg ATTTGCTTGTAGTTTACTTAGACAAGGCATGAAACAGATCTGTTTATACCTTGAAAGCCATAACATGTCATCACGGGACTCAATG ATAACTTCTCAAGTTGCAAAAGACAACATTTTGATGCAAATAAATAATGCCTCCCAACTGATCAAGCTAGAGAAGGATCCTAATGCAGCATTTGCTTTAATCATTGATGGTAAAACTTTGACATATTGTCTTGAGGATGACCTGAAGAATCCGTTTTTGAGTCTGGCAGTTGATTGTGCTTCTGTTATATGCTGCCGAGTCTCACCAAAGCAGAAGGCATTG GTAACTCGGTTAGTTAAAGAGGGTACTGGTAAAACAACTCTTGCCATAGGAGATGGTGCAAATGATGTGGGCATGATTCAAGAAGCTGATATTGGTGTTGGGATTAGTGGTGTAGAAGGAATGCAG GCCGTCATGGCTAGTGATTTTTCCATTTCCCAATTCCGTTTCCTTGAAAGACTTCTTCTTGTCCATGGCCATTGGTGCTACAAAAGGATAGCTCAGATG ATATGTTATTTCTTCTATAAGAACATAGCCTTTGGTCTTACAATTTTCTATTTCGAGGCATATACTGGCTTCTCCGGGCAATCTGTATATGATGACTGGTACATGCTACTATTCAATGTCATTTTAACCTCATTGCCAGTGATATCACTAGGAGTCTTTGAACAGGATGTTTCCTCAGAAATATGCTTGCAG TTCCCTGCATTGTACCAGCAAGGGCCAAGGAACCTTTTCTTCGATTGGTACAGGATCCTTGGTTGGATGGGAAATGGCATCTACTCATCCATTATCCTATATTTCCTTAACATACACATTTTCTACAACCAAGCTTTTCGTGCCGACGGTCAGACAGCTGACATGGTTGCTGTTGGAACAGCCATGTTCACCTGTATTATCTGGACTGTGAACTTGCAAATTGCTCTAACAATGAGCCACTTCACGTGGATCCAACACCTCTTTGTTTGGGGCAGTGTCGCCACTTGGTACATTTTTCTGGTTGCCTACGGCATGTCGTTCTGGCATTTGATATCTGGAAATTCCTACCACATGCTTCTGGAAGCCCTTGGTCCAGCTCCAATGTATTGGGCTGCAACGCTTCTAGTCACTCTTGCCTGCAACATTCCTTATCTGGCACACATCTCCTTCCAGAGAGCCTTAAATCCACTCGACCATCATGTGATCCAGGAGATCAAATACTACAAGAAGGATGTGGAGGACCAACATATGTGGAAGAGGGAGAGGTCCAGAGCAAGGCAGAAAACGAAAATTGGTCTTACAGCAAGGGTAGATGCCAAGATCAGGCAGCTACGAGAGAAGCTGCAGAAGAAAATGTCATCTTTGAGCAGCCAAACTCAATCGTAA